The Edaphobacter sp. 12200R-103 genome contains a region encoding:
- a CDS encoding DUF481 domain-containing protein, whose amino-acid sequence MENDPKFHLALRRRLPQAQLLRRLTLVVLATMFTPLILSAQDKTAAPAPDVVILNNGDQLTGKLERGVGDSILFKSDVVGEVTIPLSKVKDLKSSSNFVVLRKDEKTTRAPKQAEAITVENNTVKRTAPSGNAETIASKDIGYIVDGAIYNKELNGNPGFFHGWDGSVTGGATVLQSTSYGQTYTAALALIRAIPSVAYLPPRTRTTFNLLETYGKLTQPVVPNPNNLPAAQAKTSIFHTDFEHDKYLTPRFYMLGGLSYDHNFSQGLNFQQIYGVGAGYTVLKDAIQQFDVKADLHYEQQKFIQPEQPLPPLPPLPLTPDQNLIGSTFGETYLRALPGKIQLTHSGTYIQSWNNTDAWSAIGTLGLALPVYHRFSLSVNLLDNYLNNPAIGFNKNSLQFVTGVTYSFH is encoded by the coding sequence ATGGAAAACGATCCGAAATTTCACCTCGCACTTCGACGGCGGCTTCCCCAGGCTCAGCTTCTTCGCAGGCTGACGCTTGTCGTACTGGCCACAATGTTCACACCTCTCATACTCTCAGCGCAGGACAAGACTGCGGCCCCCGCACCTGATGTCGTTATCTTGAACAATGGCGACCAGTTGACGGGCAAGCTTGAGCGCGGCGTAGGTGACAGCATTCTCTTCAAGAGCGATGTTGTCGGTGAAGTGACGATTCCCCTGAGCAAAGTGAAGGATCTGAAATCCAGCAGCAACTTCGTCGTGCTCCGCAAAGACGAAAAAACTACCCGCGCTCCCAAGCAGGCCGAAGCAATCACCGTTGAAAACAATACGGTTAAGCGAACGGCGCCCAGCGGAAATGCCGAGACGATTGCAAGCAAAGATATCGGCTATATTGTGGACGGAGCCATCTACAACAAGGAGCTGAACGGCAATCCGGGCTTCTTCCACGGATGGGACGGTTCCGTAACCGGCGGTGCCACGGTCCTGCAATCCACCTCCTACGGCCAGACCTACACTGCCGCTCTTGCGCTGATCCGCGCCATCCCCTCAGTGGCCTATCTGCCACCTCGTACCCGTACGACCTTCAATCTTCTTGAGACGTACGGCAAGCTGACCCAGCCGGTTGTTCCCAATCCCAACAACCTGCCGGCCGCGCAGGCGAAGACCAGCATCTTCCATACGGACTTCGAGCACGACAAGTACCTCACTCCACGTTTCTACATGCTGGGAGGCCTCTCCTACGATCACAACTTCTCACAAGGCCTCAATTTCCAGCAGATCTACGGTGTGGGCGCCGGCTATACCGTGTTGAAAGACGCCATTCAGCAATTCGATGTCAAGGCCGATCTCCACTACGAGCAGCAGAAGTTCATTCAACCCGAACAACCGCTTCCTCCCCTTCCCCCGCTTCCGCTTACGCCGGACCAGAACCTGATCGGCTCGACCTTTGGCGAGACCTACCTGCGCGCACTCCCCGGTAAGATCCAGTTGACGCACAGCGGAACCTATATCCAGTCATGGAACAACACCGATGCATGGTCGGCGATTGGCACGCTGGGGCTCGCGCTTCCGGTCTATCACCGCTTCAGCCTCAGCGTGAACCTGCTGGATAACTATCTGAATAATCCGGCGATCGGCTTCAACAAGAACAGCCTGCAGTTTGTCACCGGAGTCACCTACAGCTTCCACTAA
- a CDS encoding cytochrome c, which yields MAKKGSSGGFGKLVLGFILGVLAVVAAGYAYLNFGRLPVAVADAPFLLEKQIVRIPLHNRIESEKKDPPFGISEDVFESGARVYRTQCAQCHGTPGHDVASARYMYPSAPQLWKKHGNRGVVGVSDDAPSETYWRVANGIRLTGMPAFKHVLSDTEMWQVSLLLKNADREMPDPVQRILQGK from the coding sequence ATGGCAAAAAAAGGGAGCAGCGGAGGTTTCGGGAAGCTGGTTCTGGGCTTCATCCTCGGAGTTCTGGCAGTCGTGGCGGCAGGGTACGCCTACCTCAACTTTGGCAGGCTTCCGGTTGCTGTTGCAGACGCGCCGTTTCTGCTGGAAAAGCAGATCGTCCGTATTCCGCTGCATAACCGTATTGAAAGCGAAAAGAAGGATCCTCCTTTTGGGATCAGCGAGGATGTTTTCGAGTCGGGAGCCAGGGTCTACCGAACACAGTGCGCTCAGTGCCACGGTACTCCGGGCCACGATGTTGCCTCTGCACGGTACATGTATCCATCGGCTCCTCAGTTGTGGAAGAAGCACGGGAACAGAGGGGTGGTGGGGGTAAGTGACGATGCTCCCAGCGAAACCTACTGGAGAGTTGCGAATGGGATCCGGCTGACCGGAATGCCCGCCTTCAAACACGTGCTCTCCGACACGGAGATGTGGCAGGTAAGTCTGCTGCTGAAGAACGCGGACAGGGAGATGCCGGATCCGGTACAGCGCATCCTGCAGGGGAAGTAG